A stretch of DNA from Lysinibacillus sp. B2A1:
AAATAGGCGTATTAATACTAACTATTAAAGTCTTGGGTCAACAGGGTCGCTTTCAAGTGCTAATGTACCTAGCACACATTCATGTATGCGGGCGGTTGATTCGCCTCTGACAAAACGCTCAATCCCTTCTAATCCAAGTGCGAATTCACGTAATGCATACCTCATTTTTTTACTTGGGGTGCGTTCCTTAAGTTTTACTAAATTTGAAGTCTGTAAATAATCCATGCCATAGATGATGCGCAAATACTCTCGCCCACGTACTTTAATTGCTGGCTGAATTAATTTGCCTTTATATGTTGTTAAAAATAGTTCAGGTTTAATTACAACACCTTCATGACCAGCAGCAGTCATTTCCTCCCACCATGCAATGACCTCCTGTTCAGAGGCTTCATCATGTATAATTTTATAGTCTGTTTCAATAAAGATTGTAGAATCTTTGGCAAACAATCGATTCATTTCCATATGCCATGTATGTGGTTTGTGGAAAAACGTTTCAGAGCTATGTGCTAATACATGGAAGGGAGCTATTTGAATAGCTGACGTTTCTTGAACCTCCCAGCAGTAGTTTTGATAAACTGTTGAAAATTGTTGTGCATTGTTAAGTAAATATTGATAGTCTTGAAGCCATTCTGATACATTGATTTGTGTTGTATTTTGTAATTTCTCTACAAGCTTCGAACGGTCCATCAGTGCTTGTTCAGCTACATGTGCATATTGCTGATCAATTAGCTGCTGTGCTTTTAAGTTCCAAGGTAGAATCTCTGCATCGAGCAGAACAAAATTCGTATTAAATTGTTCAAAGTAGTTTTTCCCAAGCAGTTCAGAATGAAGCTGTTGAACAACTTTATATTCCATCTCTTTATCAAAAAAGCGTCTGCCTGTTCTAGTAGTCAAAATACCGAGCATTTCCGTATCCATATATTCTTTAGCAACATGTGCATCCTTAAATAATAAAACTACTGCACGACTCCCCATGTGTTTCTTCTCGGCAATCATTGTTTGCACGCCATGTTTTTTATAATAAGCAAATGCTTCAGCAGGATGCTCTAAAGTATTGTCAAGAGCAGAAGTTTGCGGGGTAGGGCTCATAGTTGGTGGTATATAAATAAGCTGCTCTAAGGGTACTGTATAGTGAGAAACACTGTCGATAGCGGCTTTTGCCTGAGCACCACCAATTTGTATTGCGCCCAAGTACGGGGTTTCAACAGCAAATCCCGCTAGAAATGCCGCAATGTTCGGTGGCTCGAATCGTTTTGCTTTTGCTTCGAGTAAGGGGTTATTTTGAGTACCAGCATAGTTTTTATAGGCATTTACAGACATAATGGTTTGTTCAGGATATCGAAATGCGGTTAATTGACCACCAAAAACAACACCCTGATCGATATTCAAAGTATGATTCTGTTTAAGAGGATTGATTTTTGGGTCATGCCCCCAAATAATTAGCTGGGATGTTTGATGCTCAGTAAACCAATCATTACGTATAGGCTTGCCAGAAATACCTAGCTCTTGTACATCTCCATAGCGACAGAAATCTGAAATTCTAGCTGATTGCTTGCCTATATAACGGTCACGGATTCCTGCATGCGTGACAACAGCGGATGCAAGACCTTTATTCATCAGCACATAATGGGCGGGTGCGGATAGTAAACATTTTGCTAGTCGAGCTTTTAAGGCTGCTGTTTCCGCCCCTCCATAGTTATTTTCATAATCCATAAATTCTGCTTCTACCAGCTCATCCCCATGATGCAATGATGCATTACGTCCATCTAACCAACGAGCGATTTTCCAGCCATGATTACTATCGGTCATAAAGGCAAGCCCGCGCTCGATATGACGTTCAAAAAAGTCCATGGTTTTGATTGATTTTGGCCCTCTACTCATAATATCGCCCACTGAAACAAAGCGTCGGCCTTGTGGGTGAATATAGTAACCCTCCTTATTTACTTCGTATCCTAGCTTTTCAAGTAATTCAAGTAATTCGTCAAAGCAGCCATGAATATCACCAATAATATCAAGCCCTGCATCTACATTTAGATACAAAGGGGACTCTTGTCTAGTTAGCGTTAGCTTCTCTACTTCTTTTACAAAATACGTTTTCAAAAATGACTCTTTTTTTATCAATCGTTTTTCTGATTTCAATAATCGTGCCTGTTGTTTAATACGTTTATTTCCTCTTGGGTCATTACGCATCGTATCACGTAGTAGTAATTCTTCTAGGGGAACATCCAGTACAATTGCACAAACAGGAACATGCAGTTTTTTACCAAGTAAAATGTATTGTTGGCGTTCTTCCGATTTTAGGTGAGTTGCATCGACAAAGGTGCATTTATTTAACGTGCATCTTGCTTCTAAAACGCGCCCCATAACAGCAAATGCTTGCGTTGAGATTGCGAAATATTGTTCATATAAAAGATCTGCTTCTTCCTGTGAATGGCCCTGAAAATTTATATAATTCGAATCTGAAACTA
This window harbors:
- a CDS encoding polynucleotide kinase-phosphatase; amino-acid sequence: MNITIPSTGIVLLIGPSNSGKSTLLQHWVNTGILSPSEIISSDTYRTLVSDSNYINFQGHSQEEADLLYEQYFAISTQAFAVMGRVLEARCTLNKCTFVDATHLKSEERQQYILLGKKLHVPVCAIVLDVPLEELLLRDTMRNDPRGNKRIKQQARLLKSEKRLIKKESFLKTYFVKEVEKLTLTRQESPLYLNVDAGLDIIGDIHGCFDELLELLEKLGYEVNKEGYYIHPQGRRFVSVGDIMSRGPKSIKTMDFFERHIERGLAFMTDSNHGWKIARWLDGRNASLHHGDELVEAEFMDYENNYGGAETAALKARLAKCLLSAPAHYVLMNKGLASAVVTHAGIRDRYIGKQSARISDFCRYGDVQELGISGKPIRNDWFTEHQTSQLIIWGHDPKINPLKQNHTLNIDQGVVFGGQLTAFRYPEQTIMSVNAYKNYAGTQNNPLLEAKAKRFEPPNIAAFLAGFAVETPYLGAIQIGGAQAKAAIDSVSHYTVPLEQLIYIPPTMSPTPQTSALDNTLEHPAEAFAYYKKHGVQTMIAEKKHMGSRAVVLLFKDAHVAKEYMDTEMLGILTTRTGRRFFDKEMEYKVVQQLHSELLGKNYFEQFNTNFVLLDAEILPWNLKAQQLIDQQYAHVAEQALMDRSKLVEKLQNTTQINVSEWLQDYQYLLNNAQQFSTVYQNYCWEVQETSAIQIAPFHVLAHSSETFFHKPHTWHMEMNRLFAKDSTIFIETDYKIIHDEASEQEVIAWWEEMTAAGHEGVVIKPELFLTTYKGKLIQPAIKVRGREYLRIIYGMDYLQTSNLVKLKERTPSKKMRYALREFALGLEGIERFVRGESTARIHECVLGTLALESDPVDPRL